From the Luteolibacter arcticus genome, one window contains:
- the lnt gene encoding apolipoprotein N-acyltransferase, whose product MKVILLFLRPLAAVASGFGMAALFPPYGFSQLIWIAFLPLLFALWSLGEGKRKRKAIGLGFLTGLAFFLPNLAWLRTVSDVGWAALSVYLALFPAVWALFAATWGNPWRSEEKGLFHVPRHALACALVWTGLEWLRGWLFTGFGWNTIGTAFHESLVFAQGADLLGAIGLSILPIFIQAVLLQVCVRRASRIDSGGMRRRIALGSVVLTMVAAYGYGMWRMISALKVDSIRLNALLVQLNIPQEAARQLWDAMDIHLGYEDETLEALGVVDGEVVHSLNPQGNLPPKPDWVLWPETALTGRILRTDDGGWASAQENLNTLDRIRQGGDDFTLMLGLVELEAELNGDTPIMKGDARAWNSLAVIEADGSLQTFRKHHLVIFGEYIPFVERLPFLAKIYEQQSGSKYGGAFSVGESLDPLEVAIRGETVGVIPSVCFEDTVPRLLRKFVRSGPQIIVNVTNDGWFKESPGAAQHFANARFRAIELRRPMIRCANTGVSAAITPTGSTVHPDGGRLQELRDETGNHFTRGHLLAELDIPKNPPTTLYAIIGDWGVILLAVIGVLLGAIPALRERKLETEPS is encoded by the coding sequence ATGAAGGTAATTCTGCTCTTTCTCCGCCCGTTGGCCGCCGTGGCCAGCGGGTTCGGCATGGCCGCGTTGTTCCCTCCCTACGGGTTCAGCCAGCTCATCTGGATTGCCTTCCTGCCGCTGCTGTTCGCGCTGTGGTCGCTGGGGGAGGGGAAACGGAAGCGCAAGGCCATCGGCCTCGGCTTTCTAACAGGTCTGGCGTTCTTCCTGCCGAATCTGGCGTGGCTGCGCACCGTCAGCGATGTGGGTTGGGCGGCACTCTCGGTCTATCTCGCGCTTTTCCCCGCGGTGTGGGCGCTCTTCGCCGCCACCTGGGGGAATCCATGGCGCAGTGAGGAGAAGGGCCTTTTCCACGTCCCGCGGCATGCCTTGGCCTGTGCGCTGGTGTGGACCGGTCTGGAGTGGCTGCGCGGTTGGCTGTTCACCGGCTTCGGCTGGAATACGATCGGGACCGCCTTTCACGAGTCCCTCGTCTTCGCCCAAGGGGCAGATCTGTTAGGCGCGATCGGTTTGTCGATCCTTCCCATCTTCATTCAAGCGGTGCTGCTGCAAGTCTGCGTCCGCCGCGCCTCCCGGATCGACTCCGGCGGAATGCGCCGGCGGATCGCGCTCGGCAGCGTGGTGCTGACCATGGTCGCCGCGTATGGCTACGGGATGTGGCGGATGATTTCCGCGCTGAAGGTTGATTCGATCCGCCTCAACGCGCTTCTGGTCCAGCTCAATATCCCGCAGGAAGCCGCGCGCCAACTTTGGGATGCGATGGACATCCACTTGGGCTACGAGGATGAGACGCTGGAGGCTCTCGGCGTGGTCGATGGCGAGGTCGTCCATTCCCTCAACCCACAAGGAAACCTTCCGCCGAAGCCGGACTGGGTGCTGTGGCCGGAGACCGCACTGACCGGACGCATCCTGCGCACCGACGACGGCGGGTGGGCGAGCGCGCAGGAGAATCTCAACACCCTCGACCGCATCCGCCAGGGTGGCGATGACTTCACGCTGATGCTGGGCCTCGTCGAACTCGAGGCCGAGCTGAACGGTGACACTCCCATCATGAAGGGGGACGCCCGCGCGTGGAACTCGCTCGCCGTGATCGAGGCGGATGGCTCGCTCCAGACCTTCCGCAAACATCACCTCGTCATCTTCGGCGAATACATCCCGTTCGTGGAGAGACTGCCCTTCCTCGCGAAGATCTATGAGCAGCAATCCGGCTCGAAATATGGTGGGGCTTTCAGTGTCGGGGAGAGCCTCGATCCGCTGGAGGTGGCCATTCGCGGTGAAACCGTCGGCGTCATTCCCTCCGTCTGCTTTGAAGACACGGTGCCGCGTCTGCTGCGCAAGTTCGTGCGCAGTGGTCCACAGATCATTGTCAATGTCACCAACGATGGCTGGTTCAAGGAAAGCCCCGGCGCGGCGCAGCACTTCGCCAATGCGCGCTTCCGGGCGATCGAGCTGCGGCGGCCGATGATCCGCTGTGCCAACACCGGTGTCAGTGCAGCGATCACTCCCACGGGCAGCACGGTCCATCCCGATGGCGGACGCCTTCAGGAACTCCGCGATGAAACCGGCAACCACTTCACCCGCGGCCACTTGCTCGCGGAGTTGGATATCCCGAAGAATCCACCGACGACGCTGTATGCGATCATCGGGGATTGGGGGGTGATCTTGCTGGCAGTGATTGGGGTGCTGTTAGGGGCGATTCCGGCTCTTCGCGAACGGAAGCTGGAAACGGAGCCGAGCTAA
- a CDS encoding GH36-type glycosyl hydrolase domain-containing protein encodes MKPDPLLPTPHARLLSNGSYFTLITAAGTGQSRRHGQVVNRWHGDPVEDAQGQFVYLRDLDNGSLWSAAMQPVKCKSTSYQSSDLPGIFRITSETNGIRSQLDIAVSPTDDLEVRRLQLTNLTKRPRRIEVTSFIEAVLTWQGADIGHPAFSKLFVQTSHEGETLFAERRPRGADETWPCLFHSLVGANASSWETDRLRFLGRGRTAADPQAFHSETLSGSIGNVLDPCLSLRTVIDLGPESETTIALVTGIAEDKSHAATLASKYRDVNVIDHVLNEAVEAEENLRLEHGLDDSTASKFQSLAAAMHYGCRSLVPTPGKLAWNALPPVPRDRPTIVLCDGWASESTQEALKARRYWGTKGFFTNFVVLDASTKTPEGHDDREFTFDPGTLGGGVEALFAIATLVVKGKVPDLTNNHAPGAPPEIKRLEDGAEAFTDETLRFFNGYGGFSEDGSEYVIRLPRDGKRPPMPWINVVANEQAGFLVSESGAGCTWTRNSQANRLTPWSNEPAGDPHGEAYYLRDEASGEVWSPLPGPIPAAGDHEVRHGLGATRFRSACNGIEQETVMFVPRHEPVKIVIVKLANRSQDAKNLSFTAFHRLVMGTLPGLPSLIVTRQEADGSLRAENLAAGDFHGGLAFAAAGIHGAEVEQRTFSCDRFTFLGRHGTPANPAVLRTGGELDGACGAGLDPCFVQQTSFTLAPGATVECVVLLGEAMSEAAANEIVGRYQDVATARAALEEMQDFWKSLIGALRVSTPSPVLDLMVNGWLPYQTLCCRMWARSAFYQSSGAFGYRDQLQDSGSLLALDPSFARRQILLHARQQFIEGDVLHWWHAEPIGRGLRTRFSDDLLWLPFLTCDYLRTTGDIDVLDEQIPYLKAALLEDGHDENYLTPEPAGEDGTLYDHCCRTIDRSLGTGAHGLPLMGTGDWNDGMSRVGREGKGESVWVGFFLYRILGAFIPVCENRGDTERAARYEEHRSKLLLALNDGGWDGEWYRRAYYDNGAPLGSRESDECKIDTLAQSWAILSKAAPPDRADLAMEAMERELVSEKEGLIRLLTPPFINTPNDPGYIKGYVAGVRENGGQYTHAACWAVQSVAEHGENNRALRLWEMLAPVSHSLTPEAADIYKVEPYAVAADVYGAPPHIGRGGWTWYTGSSGWMYRVAIESILGLRIEDGATLVLKPCIPDEWPEFLVEGRLADGSASYRVTVVNPEGFAKGIQSASLDGVPVELEDGTARILLPRDGAEHEVRITMG; translated from the coding sequence ATGAAACCCGACCCCTTGCTTCCCACACCGCACGCCCGCCTGCTGTCGAACGGTAGTTACTTCACCTTGATCACCGCCGCCGGCACCGGACAATCGCGACGTCATGGCCAGGTGGTAAATCGCTGGCACGGCGATCCGGTCGAGGACGCCCAAGGACAGTTCGTCTATTTGCGTGATCTGGACAACGGCTCACTGTGGTCCGCTGCCATGCAGCCGGTGAAGTGCAAGAGCACCAGCTATCAATCGTCCGACCTGCCCGGCATCTTCCGCATCACCAGCGAGACCAATGGCATCCGGTCCCAACTCGACATCGCTGTCTCGCCCACCGACGACCTCGAAGTGCGGCGCCTGCAGTTGACGAACCTGACCAAGCGCCCGCGACGGATCGAGGTGACGAGCTTCATCGAGGCCGTGCTCACTTGGCAAGGAGCCGACATCGGCCACCCCGCATTCTCGAAGCTCTTCGTGCAGACCTCCCACGAAGGCGAAACTCTCTTTGCGGAGCGCCGGCCGCGCGGGGCAGACGAGACGTGGCCCTGCCTGTTCCACTCGCTGGTGGGCGCTAACGCGTCGTCGTGGGAAACCGACCGCCTGCGGTTCCTCGGCCGGGGACGGACCGCGGCAGATCCGCAGGCATTCCATTCCGAAACCCTGTCCGGGTCGATTGGCAACGTGCTCGACCCCTGCCTGAGCCTGCGGACGGTCATCGACCTCGGGCCTGAAAGCGAGACGACCATCGCCCTAGTCACCGGCATCGCGGAAGACAAGAGCCATGCCGCGACGCTTGCGTCAAAGTACCGGGACGTGAACGTCATCGATCATGTCTTGAATGAGGCGGTCGAGGCAGAGGAAAACCTTCGGCTCGAACATGGACTGGACGATTCCACCGCCTCCAAGTTCCAGTCACTCGCAGCCGCGATGCACTACGGGTGTCGTAGTTTGGTGCCGACACCCGGCAAGCTTGCCTGGAATGCGCTACCGCCGGTCCCGCGCGACCGGCCCACGATAGTGCTCTGTGATGGTTGGGCCTCCGAATCGACTCAAGAGGCGCTTAAGGCCCGACGCTACTGGGGAACCAAGGGTTTCTTCACCAACTTCGTGGTTCTCGACGCATCTACCAAGACGCCCGAGGGACACGATGACCGCGAGTTCACCTTCGATCCGGGCACTCTCGGCGGCGGTGTAGAAGCGCTTTTCGCGATCGCCACGCTTGTCGTGAAGGGCAAGGTGCCCGACCTCACCAACAACCATGCCCCCGGCGCTCCCCCGGAGATCAAGCGGCTCGAAGATGGAGCGGAAGCCTTCACCGATGAGACGCTGCGCTTCTTCAACGGCTACGGCGGCTTCAGCGAAGATGGCAGCGAGTATGTCATTCGCCTGCCCCGCGACGGAAAGCGGCCACCGATGCCGTGGATCAACGTGGTCGCAAACGAGCAGGCCGGCTTCCTCGTCAGCGAAAGCGGAGCGGGCTGCACGTGGACGCGCAACAGCCAGGCGAACCGCCTGACGCCTTGGTCGAACGAACCGGCCGGCGATCCCCATGGCGAGGCCTACTATCTGCGCGATGAAGCAAGCGGCGAAGTATGGTCGCCCTTGCCCGGGCCGATTCCGGCTGCGGGTGATCACGAGGTCCGCCATGGCCTGGGGGCAACGCGCTTCCGCTCCGCTTGCAACGGCATCGAGCAAGAGACGGTCATGTTCGTCCCGCGTCATGAGCCGGTGAAGATCGTGATCGTGAAGCTGGCGAACCGCTCGCAGGACGCGAAGAACCTTTCCTTCACCGCCTTCCATCGACTGGTGATGGGCACGCTGCCGGGGCTGCCAAGCCTGATCGTCACGCGACAAGAGGCCGATGGCAGCTTGCGCGCGGAGAATCTTGCAGCCGGTGACTTCCACGGCGGGCTCGCCTTCGCGGCCGCTGGCATCCACGGCGCGGAGGTAGAGCAGAGGACCTTCAGTTGTGACCGCTTCACCTTTCTTGGTCGCCACGGCACGCCTGCCAATCCAGCGGTCTTGCGCACAGGGGGTGAACTCGACGGTGCCTGTGGCGCGGGACTCGATCCGTGCTTCGTCCAGCAGACCTCCTTCACGCTGGCACCGGGAGCCACGGTCGAGTGCGTGGTGCTGTTAGGCGAGGCGATGTCGGAGGCCGCGGCCAATGAGATCGTCGGACGCTACCAGGATGTCGCCACCGCCCGTGCGGCGCTGGAGGAAATGCAGGACTTCTGGAAATCGCTGATCGGAGCCCTCAGGGTCAGCACGCCATCGCCAGTGCTCGATCTGATGGTGAATGGCTGGCTGCCGTATCAGACGCTGTGCTGCCGGATGTGGGCACGCTCCGCCTTCTATCAATCGAGCGGGGCCTTCGGCTACCGTGACCAATTGCAGGACTCGGGGTCGCTGTTGGCACTCGATCCGTCGTTCGCACGGCGGCAGATCCTGCTGCATGCCCGGCAACAATTCATCGAGGGCGACGTGCTCCACTGGTGGCACGCCGAGCCGATCGGCCGCGGCTTGCGCACGCGCTTTTCCGACGACCTCTTGTGGCTGCCGTTCTTGACCTGCGACTACCTGCGCACGACTGGCGACATCGATGTCCTCGACGAACAAATCCCCTATCTCAAGGCGGCCTTGCTGGAAGATGGACACGATGAGAACTACCTCACCCCGGAGCCGGCAGGTGAGGATGGCACGCTTTACGACCACTGTTGCCGGACCATCGACCGGTCGTTGGGCACCGGTGCCCACGGCCTGCCACTCATGGGCACCGGTGATTGGAACGACGGCATGAGCCGCGTCGGCCGCGAGGGCAAAGGCGAAAGCGTGTGGGTCGGCTTCTTCCTCTACCGCATTCTCGGTGCCTTCATCCCCGTGTGCGAAAACCGCGGTGATACCGAGCGCGCGGCCAGATACGAGGAGCATCGTAGTAAACTACTTCTCGCCCTGAACGACGGCGGCTGGGACGGCGAGTGGTATCGCCGCGCCTACTACGACAATGGTGCACCTCTCGGCTCCAGGGAAAGCGACGAGTGCAAGATCGACACCCTTGCGCAGTCGTGGGCCATCCTGTCGAAAGCGGCTCCGCCCGACCGTGCCGATCTGGCCATGGAAGCGATGGAGCGCGAACTCGTCTCCGAAAAGGAAGGCCTCATCCGCCTCCTCACCCCGCCCTTCATCAACACGCCCAACGACCCCGGCTACATCAAGGGCTACGTCGCCGGTGTGCGCGAGAATGGCGGTCAATACACCCACGCGGCCTGCTGGGCCGTGCAATCGGTCGCCGAGCACGGCGAGAATAACCGGGCCCTGCGGTTGTGGGAGATGCTCGCACCCGTGAGCCATTCATTGACTCCGGAGGCCGCGGACATCTACAAGGTCGAGCCCTACGCCGTGGCTGCCGACGTGTACGGGGCACCGCCTCACATTGGCCGCGGCGGATGGACCTGGTACACCGGTTCGTCCGGCTGGATGTATCGCGTCGCCATCGAGTCGATCCTGGGCCTGCGCATCGAGGACGGCGCAACGCTGGTGCTCAAGCCTTGCATTCCCGATGAATGGCCGGAGTTTCTTGTCGAAGGTCGGCTCGCTGACGGTTCAGCGAGCTATCGGGTCACCGTCGTGAATCCGGAAGGCTTCGCGAAAGGGATCCAGTCCGCCTCTCTCGATGGCGTGCCCGTCGAACTTGAAGATGGCACTGCACGGATTCTGCTCCCCCGCGATGGGGCGGAGCACGAAGTCCGGATCACCATGGGTTAG
- a CDS encoding discoidin domain-containing protein, translating to MREFIIDDFATTTGWQAFASGEAEMKITVEAGALRLDFDFHGGGGFVVARKEFPRTMPTDYAFAFRVRGRAPKNKLEFKLTDPANRNVWRWQEDEFDFRDAPRELHLHGSGIDFAWGPAGGGSIRKLGAIEFVMSAGPGGKGTVWIDHFRFQDRTNRRKPWVTTSSSAAGSVAAGLLVAKPKAEWRSDPADQHPWLAIDFHQPREVGGLILDWLPRPAHRAFTIESSDDGNKWQVIHRVSDARGLRSFIHLPVARTRFLRLAFVMPPPGLKRIAVQAYTFSKTLIDTFHSIAEHNPRGYYPRYLMREQSYWTCAGGPDGLTCVLINEEGMVEPDKGTFSIEPFLHVDDELITWADARRSVGMEPDGLPIPSTYWSLPGMKLQVTAFATGSGAESVLFVRYRVTNSSAGTRAAKLFVAIRPFQVNPPWQEWNQLGGVSKISAIKRTSDAVWVNGDKAVIPLTPPSSFGCASFEQGSVSEHLAAGTLPEQEEVKDDFGFASGALGFEMKLAAGTSHEVFVAVPFGRATKVKKVRQVAGLNGAVQFAEAMRVLRGRLDAVEFRMSGAVASDAAETFKTAAGQILINRDGPALQPGPRRYTRSWIRDGVIMGAALLRTGEMAALTDFLRWYAPFQRPSGFVPCCVDRNGPDWLVEHDSHGQLIYGVRECFRFTADLPFLREMWPHVRKAARFIERLRARRMTPEYQTPEKRDRYGLLPESASHEGYLAHPVHSYWDDFWALRGLLDAAGIARVLGKRKDADAFESLAASFRETLRESILAVIKERKLNYIPGSVEWADFDPTATSNAISLLQAADDLPREQLDAMFDLFVHDFRRKHSGEMDWNNYTAYEIRIVGALVRLGKRDAANELLDQFLADRRPLRWNQWPEISWRDPRSPGHLGDVPHTWISSEYMLAFASLFAWERESDDSLVIASGLPARWLTASRGVAVKGLRTWHGTLDLSLKHDEELVIELAGNVRPPAGGFVLRPPCASPIRSVTSNGRRLTTFSPDEITIHEFPATVVIGFSRSRSNHRRRAVNDT from the coding sequence ATGAGAGAGTTCATCATCGATGATTTCGCCACCACGACCGGCTGGCAGGCCTTTGCCTCCGGCGAGGCGGAGATGAAAATCACGGTGGAAGCGGGAGCGCTGCGGCTCGACTTCGACTTCCATGGTGGTGGCGGCTTCGTGGTGGCGCGCAAGGAATTCCCGCGGACCATGCCCACCGACTACGCCTTTGCCTTTCGCGTCCGCGGCCGGGCACCGAAAAACAAGCTGGAATTCAAACTCACCGACCCAGCCAACCGCAACGTCTGGCGCTGGCAGGAGGACGAATTCGACTTCCGCGACGCGCCACGCGAACTGCACCTTCACGGCAGCGGCATCGACTTCGCATGGGGTCCGGCCGGTGGTGGGAGTATCCGCAAGCTCGGCGCGATCGAGTTCGTCATGAGTGCCGGTCCCGGTGGCAAAGGCACCGTGTGGATCGACCATTTCCGTTTTCAGGATCGCACCAACCGCCGCAAGCCATGGGTCACCACCTCCAGCTCTGCGGCCGGTTCGGTTGCCGCCGGCTTGCTCGTGGCGAAACCAAAGGCCGAATGGCGCAGCGATCCGGCGGACCAGCATCCGTGGCTCGCCATTGATTTCCACCAGCCCCGGGAAGTCGGCGGCTTGATCCTCGACTGGCTCCCCCGCCCGGCCCACCGCGCCTTCACCATTGAGTCCTCGGACGACGGCAACAAGTGGCAGGTCATACACCGCGTGAGTGACGCCCGTGGCCTCCGCAGCTTCATCCATCTGCCAGTCGCCCGCACGCGCTTCCTCCGGCTCGCCTTTGTCATGCCTCCGCCGGGCTTGAAACGGATCGCGGTGCAGGCATACACGTTCTCGAAGACGCTGATCGACACCTTCCACTCGATCGCCGAGCACAACCCGCGCGGCTACTACCCGCGCTACCTCATGCGCGAGCAAAGCTACTGGACCTGTGCTGGCGGACCCGATGGCTTGACCTGCGTGCTGATCAATGAGGAAGGCATGGTCGAACCGGACAAGGGCACCTTCTCGATCGAGCCCTTCCTGCACGTCGATGACGAGTTGATCACGTGGGCGGATGCGCGGCGCTCGGTGGGCATGGAACCGGACGGCCTGCCGATCCCCTCGACGTATTGGTCGCTACCGGGAATGAAGCTCCAGGTCACCGCATTTGCCACGGGCAGCGGCGCGGAGTCAGTGCTCTTCGTGCGCTATCGGGTCACCAATTCTTCGGCAGGGACGCGAGCCGCGAAACTGTTCGTCGCCATTCGTCCCTTCCAGGTGAACCCGCCGTGGCAAGAGTGGAACCAACTCGGCGGCGTCAGCAAGATCAGCGCGATCAAAAGGACCAGCGACGCCGTCTGGGTAAATGGCGACAAAGCGGTGATTCCGCTCACCCCGCCCTCGTCATTCGGGTGTGCTTCATTCGAACAAGGGTCCGTCAGCGAGCATCTCGCAGCGGGGACCCTTCCCGAGCAGGAAGAGGTGAAGGACGACTTCGGCTTTGCGTCGGGGGCTTTGGGCTTCGAGATGAAGCTCGCTGCGGGAACCTCGCATGAGGTCTTCGTGGCCGTTCCATTCGGCCGGGCCACCAAGGTGAAAAAGGTCCGACAAGTCGCAGGACTCAACGGAGCGGTGCAGTTCGCCGAAGCGATGCGAGTCCTGCGAGGCCGGCTCGATGCAGTGGAGTTCCGGATGTCCGGAGCCGTCGCGAGCGATGCCGCGGAAACCTTCAAGACCGCCGCCGGGCAAATCCTCATCAATCGCGACGGACCCGCACTCCAGCCCGGTCCGCGACGCTACACCCGCTCATGGATCCGCGATGGCGTGATCATGGGCGCGGCGCTGTTGCGCACCGGCGAGATGGCGGCGCTCACGGATTTCCTGCGCTGGTATGCACCTTTTCAGCGGCCCTCGGGATTCGTCCCCTGCTGCGTCGATCGAAACGGCCCGGACTGGTTGGTGGAGCACGACAGCCACGGCCAACTCATCTATGGAGTGCGGGAATGCTTCCGCTTCACTGCGGACCTTCCATTCCTGCGCGAGATGTGGCCCCACGTGCGGAAGGCGGCGCGTTTCATCGAGCGTCTGCGTGCGCGGCGAATGACGCCGGAGTATCAAACGCCGGAGAAGCGCGACCGTTACGGCTTGCTGCCGGAGTCGGCGAGTCACGAAGGCTACCTCGCTCACCCGGTGCACTCCTACTGGGACGACTTCTGGGCACTTCGTGGATTGCTCGATGCGGCGGGCATTGCCCGCGTGCTGGGAAAACGCAAGGACGCGGACGCCTTCGAATCCCTCGCCGCCTCCTTCCGCGAAACACTCCGTGAATCGATCCTCGCCGTGATCAAGGAGCGCAAGCTGAACTACATTCCCGGCTCAGTCGAGTGGGCGGACTTCGACCCCACGGCGACCTCGAATGCGATCTCCCTGCTGCAAGCCGCCGACGATCTGCCGCGCGAGCAACTCGACGCGATGTTCGATCTTTTCGTCCACGACTTCCGCCGTAAGCACAGCGGCGAGATGGACTGGAACAACTACACGGCCTACGAGATCCGCATCGTGGGAGCGCTGGTGCGGCTCGGCAAGCGGGATGCCGCGAACGAGCTGTTAGATCAGTTCCTCGCCGACCGCCGGCCGCTGCGCTGGAACCAGTGGCCCGAGATCTCATGGCGCGACCCGCGCAGTCCCGGCCATCTCGGCGACGTCCCTCACACATGGATTTCCTCCGAATACATGCTCGCCTTTGCCAGCCTGTTTGCGTGGGAACGCGAAAGCGATGACTCGCTGGTGATCGCCTCCGGCCTTCCCGCCCGCTGGCTAACCGCCTCACGGGGCGTGGCGGTGAAAGGCCTGCGCACGTGGCATGGCACGCTGGATCTCTCTCTAAAGCACGATGAGGAACTGGTCATTGAACTGGCCGGAAACGTTCGTCCTCCGGCCGGCGGTTTCGTGCTGCGACCGCCCTGTGCTAGCCCCATTCGCTCTGTCACGTCGAATGGCCGCCGGCTCACGACCTTCTCGCCTGATGAGATCACCATCCACGAATTTCCCGCGACCGTCGTGATCGGCTTCTCAAGATCGCGTTCCAACCACCGGCGACGTGCCGTCAACGACACCTGA
- a CDS encoding glycogen/starch/alpha-glucan phosphorylase, whose product MKTKTPGASIRTGTGADDLRQAFLDNLVCALGRLPSHATSHDHYLALALTVRDHVMERGVKSFERGDTQQIRRVAYLSAEFLPGPHLGNHLLNLGLTGTADKALDGLGIDLDQVLAQEQEPGLGNGGLGRLASCYLDSLATVGVQSVGYGIRYEFGIFDQTIRDGWQVEVTDKWLHGGNPWEVYRPGAVQEVKFGGHTEVVTDAAGRSRVHWVPAIVVRGEAYDTPISGFDSDTCALMRLWKSEAVESFDFEAFNHGDYDRAVEQKVASENLSKVLYPNDELHRGKELRLKQQYFFTSCALQDMLRIQSLRGSPPDSFHRNWAVQLNDTHPAIAVAELMRLLVDVHALEWDAAWSVTRATLSYTNHTLLPEALERWPVDMLGGLLPRHLEIIYEINAHFLDEVRAAFPGDDERLARLSLIDESGLRYVRMANLACVGSQTVNGVAELHSELLRQTVLVDFAALWPDKFTNVTNGVTPRRFVALANPGLGKLLTKTAGKSWPGDLDKLRKIEPHTDDPRFRSEWREVKLSNKRQLAALIAERTGIEVAPESLFDVQVKRIHEYKRQHLNLLHVLTLYLRLKRDPKADIPARTFIFGGKAAPGYFLAKRIIRLATAASDLINNDRDVAGRIKVVFFPDFNVRNAQSIYPAADLSEQVSLAGMEASGTGNMKMSLNGALTIGTLDGANVEIREAVGAENFFLFGLNAGEVVALKRGGYRPRDRYDSDPLLREVIDFIGSGALGGDVDLFQPLVANLLDHDPYLLLADYRGYLNAQQRVSELWMDPEAWTRASILNTARMGRFSSDRSIRDYCQRVWNVNIKKQKK is encoded by the coding sequence ATGAAAACGAAGACTCCCGGAGCATCCATCCGCACCGGCACGGGAGCGGACGATTTGCGACAAGCGTTCCTAGACAACCTCGTCTGCGCCCTTGGGCGGCTGCCCTCCCACGCGACGAGCCATGACCACTATCTCGCCCTCGCCTTGACCGTGCGAGACCACGTCATGGAGCGGGGAGTAAAAAGTTTCGAACGCGGGGACACCCAGCAGATTCGACGTGTGGCGTATTTGTCCGCCGAGTTCCTGCCCGGCCCGCATCTTGGCAATCACTTGCTGAACCTGGGACTCACCGGCACGGCTGACAAAGCGCTCGATGGTCTGGGGATCGACCTCGACCAAGTGCTTGCTCAGGAACAAGAGCCGGGACTCGGCAATGGCGGACTCGGCCGCCTCGCCTCATGCTATCTCGACTCCCTCGCCACCGTCGGGGTGCAATCGGTCGGCTACGGCATCCGTTACGAGTTCGGTATCTTCGACCAGACCATCCGCGATGGCTGGCAGGTGGAGGTCACCGACAAATGGCTGCACGGCGGCAATCCGTGGGAGGTTTACCGCCCGGGTGCGGTCCAGGAAGTGAAGTTCGGTGGCCACACCGAGGTGGTGACTGACGCGGCCGGCCGCAGTCGCGTCCATTGGGTGCCAGCCATCGTCGTCCGCGGCGAGGCATACGACACGCCGATCTCCGGCTTCGATTCGGACACTTGCGCGTTGATGCGATTGTGGAAATCTGAGGCCGTGGAGTCATTCGACTTCGAGGCCTTCAACCATGGCGACTACGACCGCGCGGTGGAGCAGAAGGTCGCCTCAGAGAACCTCAGCAAGGTGCTCTACCCGAATGACGAGCTTCACCGCGGCAAGGAGCTCCGCCTAAAGCAGCAGTACTTTTTCACCTCCTGCGCGCTGCAGGACATGCTGCGCATCCAGTCGCTGCGCGGGTCGCCGCCGGACAGCTTCCACCGCAACTGGGCCGTCCAACTCAACGACACCCATCCGGCCATCGCCGTGGCGGAACTGATGCGGTTGTTGGTCGATGTCCACGCGCTCGAATGGGACGCGGCCTGGTCGGTTACACGCGCGACCTTATCCTACACCAACCATACCCTGTTGCCGGAGGCCCTGGAGCGATGGCCAGTCGACATGCTCGGCGGGCTGCTGCCGCGCCACCTGGAAATCATCTACGAGATCAATGCTCACTTCCTGGACGAAGTGCGCGCTGCCTTTCCCGGCGATGACGAGCGACTCGCCCGCTTGTCGCTGATCGATGAAAGCGGCCTGCGCTATGTCCGCATGGCGAATCTCGCATGCGTGGGCAGTCAAACGGTGAACGGGGTGGCCGAGTTGCATTCGGAGCTGCTGAGGCAGACGGTCCTCGTCGACTTCGCCGCATTGTGGCCTGACAAGTTCACCAACGTGACCAATGGCGTCACCCCGCGCCGCTTCGTCGCCTTGGCCAATCCCGGGCTTGGCAAGCTGCTCACCAAGACTGCCGGCAAATCATGGCCGGGCGACCTCGACAAGCTGCGCAAGATCGAACCCCACACGGACGACCCCAGATTCCGGAGCGAATGGCGCGAGGTGAAGCTCTCTAACAAACGCCAGCTTGCCGCCTTGATTGCCGAACGCACCGGCATCGAGGTCGCGCCCGAGTCGCTCTTCGACGTCCAGGTGAAGCGCATTCACGAATACAAGCGTCAGCACCTGAACCTGCTCCATGTGCTGACCCTTTACCTGCGTCTCAAACGCGACCCCAAGGCCGACATCCCGGCCCGCACCTTCATCTTCGGCGGCAAGGCGGCTCCCGGCTACTTCCTCGCCAAGCGCATCATCCGGCTCGCCACCGCCGCCAGCGACCTCATCAACAACGATCGCGATGTGGCCGGCCGCATCAAGGTGGTGTTCTTCCCCGACTTCAATGTCCGGAACGCCCAGTCGATCTACCCTGCGGCCGATCTCTCCGAGCAGGTCTCCCTCGCGGGAATGGAAGCGTCCGGCACCGGCAACATGAAGATGTCGCTCAATGGCGCACTGACCATCGGCACGCTCGATGGCGCCAACGTCGAAATCCGCGAAGCCGTGGGTGCGGAGAATTTCTTCCTCTTCGGTCTGAATGCCGGCGAGGTCGTCGCGCTCAAGCGCGGCGGCTACCGCCCGCGCGATCGCTACGACTCGGATCCCTTGCTGAGGGAAGTCATTGATTTCATCGGCAGCGGCGCGCTCGGCGGCGATGTGGACCTGTTCCAGCCGCTGGTGGCAAACCTGCTCGATCACGATCCTTACCTGCTGCTGGCGGATTACCGCGGCTACCTCAATGCCCAGCAGCGCGTCAGCGAACTGTGGATGGATCCCGAAGCATGGACCCGCGCCTCCATCCTCAACACCGCCCGCATGGGGCGCTTTTCCTCCGACCGCTCGATCCGCGACTACTGCCAGCGGGTGTGGAATGTGAACATCAAGAAGCAGAAGAAATGA